A single genomic interval of Pangasianodon hypophthalmus isolate fPanHyp1 chromosome 8, fPanHyp1.pri, whole genome shotgun sequence harbors:
- the LOC113531413 gene encoding solute carrier family 26 member 6 — MEAEMDQTVKQRVGYRIQREVMDEFTVDELAEKSDVHTSLSDKIKESLRCSGPRVKSCFLSWIPLLSWLPRYPFKENAFGDLVSGISVGIMHLPQGMAYALLAAVPPVFGLYSSFYPILLYFIFGTSKHISVGTYAVMSVMIGGVTERMAPDSDFMFFNNVSNVSIIDTVARDNERVKIAAAVTFLSGIFQLLLGLVQFGFVVTYLSEPLVRGYTTAAAIHVIVSQLKYTFGIRLNRYNGPLSLIYTVLDVCSVLGETNIGTLVVSIITIVGLIIAKEVNTFLARKLPVPIPVELITIIIATVLSWQFDFKTQYNVEVVGSIPSGLQAPVLPAFSMMGSMIGDAFALAVVGYGIAISLGRIFALKYGYKVDSNQELIALGLSNSIGAVFQCFAISCSMSRTMVQISTGGKTQVAGALSALVMLVILLKIGELFEELPKAVLAAIIYVNLHGMMKQFADIRTLWRSNRVDMLVWVMTFILTVLLNPDLGLAASIAFSMLTVIFRTQLPRYSLLGQIPGTDIYKPIEDYKQVTQIPGLVIFRCSATLYFANAEMYTEHLYEKSGVDVPKLLSHKKKLEAKRLKREKKEAKRAKKQAMEEAAEMSDKEEKYEVAVVMSPEHYQIPDPTIPKAIILDLSPVNFLDTVGVKTLRNIHKDFGDAGIKVFLSGCQRCVIDSLEKGDFFNDKVTKAILFSTVHDAVLYCQGENTQEPKKVTHF, encoded by the exons ATGGAAGCAGAAATGGATCAGACTGTAAAACAGAGGGTGGGATACCGCATCCAGCGGGAAGTTATGGATGAATTCACAGTTGATGAACTTGCAGAAAAATCGGATGTCCACACATCACTGTCTGACAAAATTAAGGAGTCTTTGAG GTGTTCTGGTCCTCGTGTGAAGAGCTGCTTTCTGTCGTGGATTCCCCTGCTGTCATGGCTGCCACGTTACCCATTCAAAGAAAACGCCTTCGGAGATCTTGTCTCAGGAATCAGTGTGGGCATCATGCACCTGCCGCAAG gTATGGCGTATGCACTGCTAGCTGCTGTCCCACCTGTGTTTGGCCTCTACTCATCTTTCTACCCAATCCTTCTGTACTTCATCTTTGGGACTTCTAAGCACATCTCAGTgg GTACGTACGCAGTTATGAGTGTGATGATTGGTGGTGTGACAGAGCGCATGGCTCCAGATTcagattttatgttttttaacaaCGTCTCCAACGTCAGTATCATAGACACTGTGGCCCGTGACAACGAGAGGGTCAAGATTGCTGCAGCTGTCACCTTTCTATCTGGCATCTTTCAG ttgctCTTAGGTCTGGTGCAGTTTGGATTTGTGGTGACGTATCTTTCTGAGCCTTTGGTTAGAGGCTACACTACAGCAGCAGCCATTCATGTCATTGTGTCCCAGTTAAAATACACGTTTGGGATCAGATTGAACCGCTACAATGGAcctctctctcttatatat aCGGTGTTGGATGTGTGTTCTGTGCTGGGTGAGACAAACATCGGGACACTAGTTGTGAGCATCATAACCATTGTGGGCTTGATCATTGCTAAGGAAGTAAATACCTTTCTGGCACGCAAACTTCCTGTTCCTATTCCTGTTGAGCTTATTACT attattATAGCTACTGTACTGTCATGGCAATTTGATTTCAAGACTCAGTACAATGTGGAAGTTGTAGGTTCAATACCATCAGG TCTGCAGGCTCCAGTGTTGCCTGCGTTCTCTATGATGGGCTCTATGATCGGTGATGCGTTTGCTCTGGCTGTTGTGGGTTACGGTATTGCCATCTCCCTTGGCCGAATCTTTGCTCTCAAATATGGCTACAAAGTCGACAGCAATCAG GAACTGATAGCATTAGGACTGAGCAACTCAATCGGTGCCGTGTTCCAGTGCTTTGCCATCAGCTGCTCCATGTCTCGCACTATGGTGCAAATTAGTACAGGTGGAAAGACTCAG GTTGCAGGTGCTCTCTCAGCTTTAGTGATGCTTGTGATCTTGCTAAAGATTGGAGAACTCTTTGAAGAGCTGCCAAAG gcgGTATTGGCTGCTATTATCTATGTGAACCTGCATGGCATGATGAAGCAGTTTGCAGACATtcgaacactctggaggagcaACAGAGTGGACATG CTGGTCTGGGTGATGACGTTTATTCTGACTGTGCTGTTAAATCCTGATCTGGGTTTGGCTGCGTCCATCGCCTTCTCCATGCTCACCGTCATATTCAGGACACagct ACCAAGGTATTCTCTTCTTGGTCAGATTCCTGGCACTGACATCTACAAACCCATAGAGGACTATAAACAG gttaCACAGATTCCAGGTCTTGTGATTTTCCGGTGCTCTGCTACCCTGTACTTTGCGAATGCGGAGATGTATACAGAACACCTCTATGAGAAg agtgGGGTAGATGTGCCTAAACTCCTCTCCCACAAGAAGAAGCTTGAGGCAAAGAGactcaagagagagaagaaggaggCTAAACGAGCAAAGAAACAAGCAATG GAGGAGGCTGCAGAAATGTCAGACAAGGAGGAAAAATATGAGGTTGCAGTGGTAATGAGTCCAGAGCATTACCAGATCCCTGACCCCACTATACCCAAGGCCATCATCCTCGATCTGAGTCCAGTGAACTTCCTCGATACAGTGGGAGTGAAAACGTTACGCAAT
- the LOC113534873 gene encoding protein enabled homolog isoform X2, with translation MEGRMSHFSRASKDKCDGKERNERLAQRQKRKGAKNISTARSSSEAGERLPLIGSVEIRATEKSAITSLAGKRKRAQPPISTALQNSFMGPWEGSSNSESSFTSIPPPPPLPSPPSPRPPPPLTSSEIFPNPPQAIRDTNPGSQQSFLVKRRLLHLRGPPRPPRLPPLRQVTNLSFSRSFTFSFFELPWHQSVQNRADRLKELVVLLRKIQY, from the exons ATGGAAGGAAGGATGTCACATTTCAGCAGAGCCTCAAAAGACAAATGtgatggaaaagaaagaaatgaaagactagcacagagacaaaagagaaaaggagcTAAAAATATCAGTACTGCCAGATCTTCAAGCGAG GCTGGTGAGAGGCTTCCTCTTATTGGCTCTGTAGAGATCAGGGCAACAG AGAAATCAGCCATCACCTCTCTGGCTGGGAAAAGAAAGCGTGCTCAGCCTCCCATCTCTACTGCCCTCCAGAACAGTTTCATGGGACCCTGGGAAGGTTCCTCCAACTCTGAGTCTTCTTTTACCAGCattccccctcctcctcctctcccttctcctccttctcctcgaCCTCCTCCACCGCTCACATCGTCTGAGATTTTTCCAAATCCACCGCAGGCAATCAGAGACACTAACCCCGGTAGTCAACAAAGTTTTCTCGTGAAGCGACGACTCCTCCATTTGAGAGGACCCCCCAGACCCCCTCGCTTACCTCCATTACGCCAAGTTAccaatctcagtttttcacgGAGTTTCACGTTCTCTTTTTTCGAGCTGCCATGGCATCAGTCAGTGCAAAATCGAGCAGATCGACTCAAAGAGCTTGTTGTGTTGCTGAGGAAAATACAGTACTGA
- the LOC113534873 gene encoding protein enabled homolog isoform X1 yields MSCVSVFCERELIMEGRMSHFSRASKDKCDGKERNERLAQRQKRKGAKNISTARSSSEAGERLPLIGSVEIRATEKSAITSLAGKRKRAQPPISTALQNSFMGPWEGSSNSESSFTSIPPPPPLPSPPSPRPPPPLTSSEIFPNPPQAIRDTNPGSQQSFLVKRRLLHLRGPPRPPRLPPLRQVTNLSFSRSFTFSFFELPWHQSVQNRADRLKELVVLLRKIQY; encoded by the exons ATGTCCTGTGTGTCAGTATTTTGTGAGCGTGAGCTCATTATGGAAGGAAGGATGTCACATTTCAGCAGAGCCTCAAAAGACAAATGtgatggaaaagaaagaaatgaaagactagcacagagacaaaagagaaaaggagcTAAAAATATCAGTACTGCCAGATCTTCAAGCGAG GCTGGTGAGAGGCTTCCTCTTATTGGCTCTGTAGAGATCAGGGCAACAG AGAAATCAGCCATCACCTCTCTGGCTGGGAAAAGAAAGCGTGCTCAGCCTCCCATCTCTACTGCCCTCCAGAACAGTTTCATGGGACCCTGGGAAGGTTCCTCCAACTCTGAGTCTTCTTTTACCAGCattccccctcctcctcctctcccttctcctccttctcctcgaCCTCCTCCACCGCTCACATCGTCTGAGATTTTTCCAAATCCACCGCAGGCAATCAGAGACACTAACCCCGGTAGTCAACAAAGTTTTCTCGTGAAGCGACGACTCCTCCATTTGAGAGGACCCCCCAGACCCCCTCGCTTACCTCCATTACGCCAAGTTAccaatctcagtttttcacgGAGTTTCACGTTCTCTTTTTTCGAGCTGCCATGGCATCAGTCAGTGCAAAATCGAGCAGATCGACTCAAAGAGCTTGTTGTGTTGCTGAGGAAAATACAGTACTGA
- the wdr6 gene encoding WD repeat-containing protein 6 isoform X1, with protein MAASDSLTVLQSSALVAPVTALEFLGDDCLLAGEGPILSIFCLQASPTQCASLSVLHNYRIHGIRPKLQNNNGHVTVPELVELVIFGGKAVRLINVRPCGLSLEVAGPLLELQDWVLDISWLRGETESLLGICLAHNSVLLLKPQSGNIVSLCSCVEVCLLYSALLIGPSWETSVLVGGTVFNQLVLWRPGGTKADSQSQVERRLLGHSGVIFSLCYLQSSRWLASASDDRSVRVWNVGVLGADGGCGVESPTCLRVLYGHQARVFCVRLLPGWVFSAGEDGTCLLWDWEGNGRVGRTLKGHRSGGIRALAVSKGGGWVATGGADGGIQAWRVLEGTRQVKQSNEGDSQIDLGFSGRGCPKVVRSVGGHDAVLVCTDRGEVFLHQDKSWQTVWNSGPEFQSYCVMEVTHVQYQSASLCVCAVGNLNGGVQVFALHHPNSGILLQAGQGKVHALQWVEGDHLCLLASGAEGLVYRWTIEVEEDETGLGLRSEELKSFLLPLCANRWLTAAVRLPQGKGSLWVCGDRRGSLLLYRERELSGESEVARQNREGGSEEEQGVLRDENKWTESATSDTATPISPVNTLFGVHGKQGVTSVCEHQGLLYSTGRDGCVRVLTVYSNTLKVRRVHRASKGMEWLEKVLFLGSDISDMYEVNKRSKQEDSEEEERSITEGVLENLGVGRKERDGLKEEPELKKSMGNKLDDGGSESVAEAHFVMVGFHSIQFVLWDPLRRETLFSAACGGGHRSWAYISPSHTQMLPSSHSLGQGTLIFIKQGAVMASCSLTSKATHVRGHTLKEGLHGRGLSCICHLGSVSRGRASSEEWEVLVTGGEDTTVTVLAVEPGHGMVKVLTVLADHISNVRTLTAVQREPRQEGNGDMRTNTSSSFSTLLFSAGGRAQLQCYRLLIGWNEQVNWPVCQVTQVAGHRLDEQWERRRNRHKTVKMDPETRYMSMAVVHESIEEILLTLACSDGAVRLFTVREDSRKVELLWENFYHQRCVLSVASYSLEDPQGKQHVLLFSGATDGAIALWDLTTVLDSKSKDSCHGESAGCENWILTYKLHAVGQLVQGPSAPCFSLPVHQSGVNTLVISKEAEKMDKDIITVASGGDDGQLSVMKIRVQPHQEVVFPELLAHWTVTLAHSAPLTALSALNCATLVSASPDQRVCVWHVCCDGLRHQATVFSHTADAAGLWAWHKKGSELQSGDYVVVCGQGLQLLKLTEGKDPERTRKEEERQKVIFANRFVRV; from the exons ATGGCAGCATCAGACAGTTTGACTGTCCTGCAGAGCTCTGCGCTTGTGGCCCCTGTCACTGCTCTGGAGTTTCTTGGAGATGACTGCTTGTTGGCAG GTGAGGGACCCATTCTCTCCATCTTCTGTCTCCAAGCTTCACCTACGCAATGTGCTTCACTTAGTGTTCTGCATAACTATCGTATCCATGGAATACGGCCCAAGCTGCAAAATAACAATGGTCATGTCACTGTTCCTGAACTGGTGGAACTAGTCATTTTTGGCGGGAAAGCAGTGCGTCTTATTAACGTCAGGCCTTGTGGCCTTAGTTTGGAGGTGGCTGGCCCTCTGTTGGAGCTCCAGGATTGGGTGCTGGATATTTCTTGGCTAAGAGGAGAGACTGAATCATTACTAGGTATATGTCTGGCTCACAACTCTGTGTTGCTTTTAAAGCCACAGTCTGGAAACATTGTGTCCCTCTGCTCGTGTGTAGAGGTGTGCCTTCTCTACTCTGCACTTCTGATTGGTCCAAGTTGGGAAACATCAGTGCTGGTAGGGGGGACTGTCTTCAACCAGCTGGTCCTGTGGAGACCTGGAGGGACCAAAGCAGACAGTCAGTCCCAAGTAGAGAGACGCCTGCTGGGGCACAGTGGTGTGATTTTCAGCCTGTGCTACCTCCAGAGCTCCAGATGGTTGGCTTCTGCCTCAGACGATCGTAGCGTTCGTGTGTGGAACGTTGGTGTACTGGGCGCAGATGGAGGGTGTGGAGTAGAATCACCCACATGCCTGCGAGTTCTCTATGGGCACCAGGCTCGTGTATTCTGTGTCAGACTCTTACCTGGCTGGGTGTTCAGTGCTGGGGAGGACGGTACCTGCCTACTGTGGGATTGGGAAGGGAATGGTAGAGTTGGTCGAACATTAAAAGGTCATAGATCTGGTGGCATCAGAGCACTAGCTGTGAGTAAAGGAGGTGGATGGGTGGCTACAGGAGGGGCTGATGGAGGAATACAGGCATGGAGAGTTTTGGAGGGAACCAGACAGGTAAAGCAAAGCAATGAGGGTGATAGCCAGATAGATTTGGGCTTCAGTGGGCGAGGTTGTCCTAAGGTTGTGCGTTCAGTAGGAGGCCATGATGCTGTGCTTGTTTGCACTGATCGAGGAGAAGTGTTTTTGCATCAGGATAAATCATGGCAGACAGTTTGGAATAGTGGTCCAGAATTTCAGTCCTACTGTGTGATGGAAGTAACACATGTCCAATACCAGAGTGCCTCTTTGTGCGTGTGCGCGGTAGGTAATCTTAATGGAGGGGTTCAGGTGTTTGCACTACACCATCCGAATTCAGGTATATTACTGCAAGCAGGCCAGGGGAAGGTTCACGCTTTGCAATGGGTGGAAGGGGATCATTTGTGTCTGTTGGCTTCTGGTGCTGAAGGACTGGTATATAGATGGACAATAGAGGTGGAGGAGGATGAAACAGGCCTAGGTTTAAGATCAGAGGAGCTAAAGTCTTTCCTGTTGCCTCTTTGCGCGAATAGATGGCTCACTGCGGCAGTCAGGCTGCCACAAGGAAAGGGATCACTGTGGGTGTGTGGAGACCGCCGTGGTTCACTGCTGCTCTACAGAGAGAGGGAATTAAGTGGAGAGAGTGAAGTAGCTAGACAGAATAGAGAAGGAGGGAGTGAGGAAGAGCAAGGAGTTTTGAGGGATGAGAACAAATGGACTGAGAGTGCTACGAGTGACACTGCTACTCCCATTTCCCCTGTCAACACTCTGTTTGGTGTCCATGGAAAGCAAGGTGTGACAAGTGTATGCGAGCATCAGGGTTTGCTTTATAGCACCGGTCGGGACGGGTGTGTGCGGGTTCTGACAGTATACAGCAACACACTAAAGGTGCGGCGTGTTCATCGTGCCAGCAAAGGAATGGAGTGGCTAGAAAAGGTCCTCTTCCTGGGTTCTGATATATCTGACATGTATGAGGTCAACAAGAGAAGCAAACAGGAAGAcagtgaggaagaagagaggagTATAACAGAAGGAGTGCTAGAGAATTTAGGGGTTggcagaaaagagagagatggattgAAGGAAGAACCAGAATTGAAGAAATCCATGGGAAACAAATTGGACGATGGTGGGAGTGAAAGTGTTGCCGAGGCCCATTTTGTAATGGTTGGCTTCCACTCTATCCAGTTTGTTTTGTGGGATCCTTTGAGACGAGAGACACTTTTCTCAGCGGCATGTGGAGGAGGACACAGGTCCTGGGCTTACATTTCTCCTTCTCACACTCAAATGCTCCCATCCTCACACAGTCTCGGACAAGGTACACTGATCTTCATCAAGCAAGGAGCTGTCATGGCTTCTTGTTCGTTGACTTCTAAAGCAACCCATGTGAGAGGACACACCCTGAAGGAAGGACTTCATGGCCGAGGCCTGAGTTGCATTTGCCACCTTGGTAGTGTATCCAGAGGCAGAGCATCATCTGAGGAGTGGGAGGTGCTAGTTACAGGTGGGGAGGACACCACAGTGACGGTGCTTGCGGTTGAACCTGGACATGGCATGGTGAAAGTGCTCACTGTTTTAGCTGACCACATCTCAAACGTTCGGACACTGACTGCGGTCCAAAGAGAACCGAGACAAGAAGGAAATGGTGACATGAGGACAAATACATCTTCTTCGTTCTCAACATTGCTCTTTTCTGCTGGTGGGCGGGCTCAGCTGCAGTGCTACCGGCTCCTGATTGGATGGAATGAGCAGGTGAACTGGCCTGTTTGTCAGGTGACTCAGGTTGCTGGTCACAGATTGGATGAGCAATGGGAGAGAAGACGGAATCGCCACAAGACTGTAAAAATGGACCCTGAGACAAG GTACATGTCAATGGCTGTGGTGCATGAAAGCATAGAGGAGATTCTCCTGACACTTGCCTGCAGCGATGGAGcagtaag gctTTTCACTGTGAGAGAGGACAGCAGGAAGGTTGAGCTGCTCTGGGAGAATTTTTACCATCAGCGGTGTGTGCTCAGTGTTGCCTCTTATAGCCTTGAAGACCCACAGGGCAAGCA GCATGTGTTGTTGTTTAGCGGGGCTACAGATGGTGCTATAGCTCTGTGGGATCTGACTACAGTGTTGGACAGTAAATCCAAGGACAGCTGTCACGGTGAGTCAGCAGGCTGTGAGAACTGGATCCTCACGTATAAGCTACATGCAGTAGGACAGCTGGTCCAGG GTCCATCTGCTCCTTGCTTCTCTCTCCCTGTTCATCAAAGTGGAGTAAACACCCTTGTTATATCTAAAGAAGCGGAAAAAATGGACAAAGACATTATCACTGTGGCTAGTGGTGGAGATGACGGACAGCTGTCAGTAATGAAGATTCGAGTACAACCCCATCAAGAGGTCGTGTTTCCAGAGCTGCTCGCTCATTGGACAGTAACATTAGCACACTCTGCCCCACTAACTGCCCTGAGTGCTCTTAATTGCGCAACACTGGTGTCCGCGTCTCCAGACcagcgtgtgtgcgtgtggcaCGTGTGTTGTGACGGACTTCGGCACCAAGCGACAGTGTTCTCACACACTGCAGATGCTGCGGGACTGTGGGCGTGGCACAAGAAAGGGTCAGAATTACAGAGTGGAGACTACGTGGTGGTTTGTGGGCAGGGCTTGCAACTCTTGAAGTTAACGGAGGGAAAAGACCCAGAGAGAACAAGAAAAGAAGAGGAACGACAGAAAGTGATATTTGCAAACCGTTTTGTCAGAGTATAA
- the wdr6 gene encoding WD repeat-containing protein 6 isoform X2: MAASDSLTVLQSSALVAPVTALEFLGDDCLLAGEGPILSIFCLQASPTQCASLSVLHNYRIHGIRPKLQNNNGHVTVPELVELVIFGGKAVRLINVRPCGLSLEVAGPLLELQDWVLDISWLRGETESLLGICLAHNSVLLLKPQSGNIVSLCSCVEVCLLYSALLIGPSWETSVLVGGTVFNQLVLWRPGGTKADSQSQVERRLLGHSGVIFSLCYLQSSRWLASASDDRSVRVWNVGVLGADGGCGVESPTCLRVLYGHQARVFCVRLLPGWVFSAGEDGTCLLWDWEGNGRVGRTLKGHRSGGIRALAVSKGGGWVATGGADGGIQAWRVLEGTRQVKQSNEGDSQIDLGFSGRGCPKVVRSVGGHDAVLVCTDRGEVFLHQDKSWQTVWNSGPEFQSYCVMEVTHVQYQSASLCVCAVGNLNGGVQVFALHHPNSGILLQAGQGKVHALQWVEGDHLCLLASGAEGLVYRWTIEVEEDETGLGLRSEELKSFLLPLCANRWLTAAVRLPQGKGSLWVCGDRRGSLLLYRERELSGESEVARQNREGGSEEEQGVLRDENKWTESATSDTATPISPVNTLFGVHGKQGVTSVCEHQGLLYSTGRDGCVRVLTVYSNTLKVRRVHRASKGMEWLEKVLFLGSDISDMYEVNKRSKQEDSEEEERSITEGVLENLGVGRKERDGLKEEPELKKSMGNKLDDGGSESVAEAHFVMVGFHSIQFVLWDPLRRETLFSAACGGGHRSWAYISPSHTQMLPSSHSLGQGTLIFIKQGAVMASCSLTSKATHVRGHTLKEGLHGRGLSCICHLGSVSRGRASSEEWEVLVTGGEDTTVTVLAVEPGHGMVKVLTVLADHISNVRTLTAVQREPRQEGNGDMRTNTSSSFSTLLFSAGGRAQLQCYRLLIGWNEQVNWPVCQVTQVAGHRLDEQWERRRNRHKTVKMDPETRYMSMAVVHESIEEILLTLACSDGAVRLFTVREDSRKVELLWENFYHQRCVLSVASYSLEDPQGKQHVLLFSGATDGAIALWDLTTVLDSKSKDSCHGPSAPCFSLPVHQSGVNTLVISKEAEKMDKDIITVASGGDDGQLSVMKIRVQPHQEVVFPELLAHWTVTLAHSAPLTALSALNCATLVSASPDQRVCVWHVCCDGLRHQATVFSHTADAAGLWAWHKKGSELQSGDYVVVCGQGLQLLKLTEGKDPERTRKEEERQKVIFANRFVRV; encoded by the exons ATGGCAGCATCAGACAGTTTGACTGTCCTGCAGAGCTCTGCGCTTGTGGCCCCTGTCACTGCTCTGGAGTTTCTTGGAGATGACTGCTTGTTGGCAG GTGAGGGACCCATTCTCTCCATCTTCTGTCTCCAAGCTTCACCTACGCAATGTGCTTCACTTAGTGTTCTGCATAACTATCGTATCCATGGAATACGGCCCAAGCTGCAAAATAACAATGGTCATGTCACTGTTCCTGAACTGGTGGAACTAGTCATTTTTGGCGGGAAAGCAGTGCGTCTTATTAACGTCAGGCCTTGTGGCCTTAGTTTGGAGGTGGCTGGCCCTCTGTTGGAGCTCCAGGATTGGGTGCTGGATATTTCTTGGCTAAGAGGAGAGACTGAATCATTACTAGGTATATGTCTGGCTCACAACTCTGTGTTGCTTTTAAAGCCACAGTCTGGAAACATTGTGTCCCTCTGCTCGTGTGTAGAGGTGTGCCTTCTCTACTCTGCACTTCTGATTGGTCCAAGTTGGGAAACATCAGTGCTGGTAGGGGGGACTGTCTTCAACCAGCTGGTCCTGTGGAGACCTGGAGGGACCAAAGCAGACAGTCAGTCCCAAGTAGAGAGACGCCTGCTGGGGCACAGTGGTGTGATTTTCAGCCTGTGCTACCTCCAGAGCTCCAGATGGTTGGCTTCTGCCTCAGACGATCGTAGCGTTCGTGTGTGGAACGTTGGTGTACTGGGCGCAGATGGAGGGTGTGGAGTAGAATCACCCACATGCCTGCGAGTTCTCTATGGGCACCAGGCTCGTGTATTCTGTGTCAGACTCTTACCTGGCTGGGTGTTCAGTGCTGGGGAGGACGGTACCTGCCTACTGTGGGATTGGGAAGGGAATGGTAGAGTTGGTCGAACATTAAAAGGTCATAGATCTGGTGGCATCAGAGCACTAGCTGTGAGTAAAGGAGGTGGATGGGTGGCTACAGGAGGGGCTGATGGAGGAATACAGGCATGGAGAGTTTTGGAGGGAACCAGACAGGTAAAGCAAAGCAATGAGGGTGATAGCCAGATAGATTTGGGCTTCAGTGGGCGAGGTTGTCCTAAGGTTGTGCGTTCAGTAGGAGGCCATGATGCTGTGCTTGTTTGCACTGATCGAGGAGAAGTGTTTTTGCATCAGGATAAATCATGGCAGACAGTTTGGAATAGTGGTCCAGAATTTCAGTCCTACTGTGTGATGGAAGTAACACATGTCCAATACCAGAGTGCCTCTTTGTGCGTGTGCGCGGTAGGTAATCTTAATGGAGGGGTTCAGGTGTTTGCACTACACCATCCGAATTCAGGTATATTACTGCAAGCAGGCCAGGGGAAGGTTCACGCTTTGCAATGGGTGGAAGGGGATCATTTGTGTCTGTTGGCTTCTGGTGCTGAAGGACTGGTATATAGATGGACAATAGAGGTGGAGGAGGATGAAACAGGCCTAGGTTTAAGATCAGAGGAGCTAAAGTCTTTCCTGTTGCCTCTTTGCGCGAATAGATGGCTCACTGCGGCAGTCAGGCTGCCACAAGGAAAGGGATCACTGTGGGTGTGTGGAGACCGCCGTGGTTCACTGCTGCTCTACAGAGAGAGGGAATTAAGTGGAGAGAGTGAAGTAGCTAGACAGAATAGAGAAGGAGGGAGTGAGGAAGAGCAAGGAGTTTTGAGGGATGAGAACAAATGGACTGAGAGTGCTACGAGTGACACTGCTACTCCCATTTCCCCTGTCAACACTCTGTTTGGTGTCCATGGAAAGCAAGGTGTGACAAGTGTATGCGAGCATCAGGGTTTGCTTTATAGCACCGGTCGGGACGGGTGTGTGCGGGTTCTGACAGTATACAGCAACACACTAAAGGTGCGGCGTGTTCATCGTGCCAGCAAAGGAATGGAGTGGCTAGAAAAGGTCCTCTTCCTGGGTTCTGATATATCTGACATGTATGAGGTCAACAAGAGAAGCAAACAGGAAGAcagtgaggaagaagagaggagTATAACAGAAGGAGTGCTAGAGAATTTAGGGGTTggcagaaaagagagagatggattgAAGGAAGAACCAGAATTGAAGAAATCCATGGGAAACAAATTGGACGATGGTGGGAGTGAAAGTGTTGCCGAGGCCCATTTTGTAATGGTTGGCTTCCACTCTATCCAGTTTGTTTTGTGGGATCCTTTGAGACGAGAGACACTTTTCTCAGCGGCATGTGGAGGAGGACACAGGTCCTGGGCTTACATTTCTCCTTCTCACACTCAAATGCTCCCATCCTCACACAGTCTCGGACAAGGTACACTGATCTTCATCAAGCAAGGAGCTGTCATGGCTTCTTGTTCGTTGACTTCTAAAGCAACCCATGTGAGAGGACACACCCTGAAGGAAGGACTTCATGGCCGAGGCCTGAGTTGCATTTGCCACCTTGGTAGTGTATCCAGAGGCAGAGCATCATCTGAGGAGTGGGAGGTGCTAGTTACAGGTGGGGAGGACACCACAGTGACGGTGCTTGCGGTTGAACCTGGACATGGCATGGTGAAAGTGCTCACTGTTTTAGCTGACCACATCTCAAACGTTCGGACACTGACTGCGGTCCAAAGAGAACCGAGACAAGAAGGAAATGGTGACATGAGGACAAATACATCTTCTTCGTTCTCAACATTGCTCTTTTCTGCTGGTGGGCGGGCTCAGCTGCAGTGCTACCGGCTCCTGATTGGATGGAATGAGCAGGTGAACTGGCCTGTTTGTCAGGTGACTCAGGTTGCTGGTCACAGATTGGATGAGCAATGGGAGAGAAGACGGAATCGCCACAAGACTGTAAAAATGGACCCTGAGACAAG GTACATGTCAATGGCTGTGGTGCATGAAAGCATAGAGGAGATTCTCCTGACACTTGCCTGCAGCGATGGAGcagtaag gctTTTCACTGTGAGAGAGGACAGCAGGAAGGTTGAGCTGCTCTGGGAGAATTTTTACCATCAGCGGTGTGTGCTCAGTGTTGCCTCTTATAGCCTTGAAGACCCACAGGGCAAGCA GCATGTGTTGTTGTTTAGCGGGGCTACAGATGGTGCTATAGCTCTGTGGGATCTGACTACAGTGTTGGACAGTAAATCCAAGGACAGCTGTCACG GTCCATCTGCTCCTTGCTTCTCTCTCCCTGTTCATCAAAGTGGAGTAAACACCCTTGTTATATCTAAAGAAGCGGAAAAAATGGACAAAGACATTATCACTGTGGCTAGTGGTGGAGATGACGGACAGCTGTCAGTAATGAAGATTCGAGTACAACCCCATCAAGAGGTCGTGTTTCCAGAGCTGCTCGCTCATTGGACAGTAACATTAGCACACTCTGCCCCACTAACTGCCCTGAGTGCTCTTAATTGCGCAACACTGGTGTCCGCGTCTCCAGACcagcgtgtgtgcgtgtggcaCGTGTGTTGTGACGGACTTCGGCACCAAGCGACAGTGTTCTCACACACTGCAGATGCTGCGGGACTGTGGGCGTGGCACAAGAAAGGGTCAGAATTACAGAGTGGAGACTACGTGGTGGTTTGTGGGCAGGGCTTGCAACTCTTGAAGTTAACGGAGGGAAAAGACCCAGAGAGAACAAGAAAAGAAGAGGAACGACAGAAAGTGATATTTGCAAACCGTTTTGTCAGAGTATAA